A region of the Gemmatimonadaceae bacterium genome:
TGCTTGTATCGCAGGGAATCGATGTGGTACCGTTCGACCTGACACTCGACACGCACGAAAAAACGCTCCTCATTTCGGGTCCGAACACCGGGGGCAAGACAGTGCTCCTCAAATCAGTCGGGTTGTTCGCTGCCATGGCTCAGGCCGGTTTCCCTGTGCCCGTCAGCACGGGCTCACGCTTCTCGGTTTTTGATGACGTCTACACGGACGTGGGCGACGAGCAGTCGATTTCTTCGAGCCTGTCGACTTTCAGCGCTCATCTGAAGAATTTGTCGGAAATACTGAGCGCCGCGACTTGCGCTTCACTGGTCCTCATTGACGAGCTCGGCTCGGGTACCGACCCCCTGGAGGGAGCTGCACTCGGCGGCGCGATTCTCGAATCACTGACTCGGCGCGGCAGCCTCTCGGTAGCAACTACTCACCTCGGGGCGCTCAAGGAATTGGCTGCCGAGGTGCCTGGTGTGGTCAACGCATCGTTGCAATTCGATGCCGTTGCACTTGCCCCGACATACCGCCTGATCAAGGGCATCCCCGGCCGGTCCTACGGTATCAGCATCGCGCGGCGCCTCGCGCTTCCGGAGGATGTTCTGGTCCGAGCCGAGGCCCGCCTTCCAACGGGAGAGCGTGACGTCAACTCGCTTCTCGCGGAACTCGAGTCACGCGAGCAGCGCCTCACTGCAAGCGAAACAGAAGCTGCGTTGATCGCCGAAGACGTCAGAGTCCGCGCCGGCCGGGTTGCCGAGCGCGAACAGGCAGTGCGGGAAAAGGAACGGAGCGCCGAGAGGGATGCGCGCAGGGAGGCGCGGCGCCTGATCCTCGACGCGCGAGCGGAGGTCGATCGCACGATCAGAGTTCTCAAGGAATCGGCGGCTGAGGCGTCAGATGCGGCCGCCCGCGATGCGAGGCGCCGAATTGAACAGCTGGCGGCGGCGGAAGGCAACGCTTTGGTTGCAGTCGACCATCCGGGGGAGTCGGATGCGCCGACGGAAATTGGCTCCGGCGGCGAACGGATTGCGGAGGGCGATTTTGTCGCGGTTCCTGCGTTGGGTGGGCGCACTGCCCGAGTGATGGAGCTGCGCGACAACGACGCCATTGTAGCGGCGGGTTCGATCAAGCTTTCAGTCCCTGTCGGCAGCCTCCGAATCGTTGCCCCTCCCGCGCCTGGAGAAAAAATTCATGTTGCGGTCCGGGGCGACATCCCCGAGCCTGAAGCAAAGAGCGAGATAGACCTTCGTGGAATGCGAGTAGGCGAGATAGACGATTTGGTTATGCATGCCGTCGACTCCGCAGTTCGCGCGGATCTCAGGACGTTGCGCATCATCCACGGAAAAGGGACTGGGGTGCTCCGCGAACGCGTCGCGGAAATGCTCCGGAAAGAGACGCGAATTGTGTCATTCAGGCTGGGTGCGTGGAACGAAGGGGGTGCGGGTGTCACCATGGCGGACCTCGCTTGATTCCGGAAGAAGTAGTGGAACAGGTGCGGGAAGCAGCGGATATCGTTGCGATCATCGGTGAATACGTTCCCCTCAAGCGAACCGGCTCCGACTTCAGGGGGCCGTGTCCGTTCCATCAGGGCACACGCCGCAATTTTTCAGTGGTGCCGGCCAAACGTATCTATCACTGCTTCGTATGTGGCGAAACCGGAGATGTCTTCAGGTTTCTGACAAAGCGCCTCGGAATGGAATGGCCTGAGGCCGTGAGGATGGTCGGCGACAAGGCTGGCGTGCAGGTGCCCGAATCCAGGGCACGCACCCAGGGCCCCGATCCTCGCGAACCGGCGTGGGAGCTGCAGGCCACTGCCGCTGCATACTTCCAGCAGATGCTTTGGAACGAGGGAGTGGGAGCGGCCGCTCGGCGGTATCTTGAAGAGCGCGCGATAAGCCGTCCGGTTGCCGAGGAGTCGGGTGTAGGATTCGCACCGCGAGAGATTGGCCTGATGCGCTCATACATGAACGCGCTTGGCTTCGACGATGCGCGCCTGCTTGACGCAGGCCTTCTGGTGACGAAGGATCAGGATAGTGAACCCCGGCCGCGGTTCAGGGACAGGCTCATGTTCCCGATTCTGGACACGCTCGGGCGCAACGTGGGGTTTGGCGGGCGCCTGCTAGGGCCGGGGGAGCCGAAATACCTCAATTCGTCAGAGTCTTCCGTCTTCCTGAAAGGAAAACTTCTTTACGGATTGAATCGATCGCGTAACGCCATTCGACGAGCCGACCGAGCGCTTGTGGTGGAAGGTTACTTTGACGCGCTCCGGCTGGTTGCTGCGGGCGTCGATGAAGTCGTGGCCCCGCTGGGCACGGCGCTTACCGAGGCGCAGGTGACGCTGCTTGGCAAATACTCGAGAAACGTCTTTCTGCTCTATGACAGCGATGCCGCCGGCCTCAAGGCTACCTTTCGCGCCGGAGACGAACTTCTCCGCCAGAAGTTCTCTGTTCGGGTGGTGACATTGCCGCCCGGCGAGGACCCGGACAGCTTTGTTCGCGCTTCGGGAGCGGAGGGTCTCGAGGCAGCATTGTCGTCCGCTATCGATGTCTTCGATCGGAAGATTCAAATTCTCGACCGGGCAGGCTGGTTTGGTGAACTCCAGAAAAAACGTCGCGCGCTGGATCGACTGCTTCCGACGATACGAGCTACGTCTGATGCATTGATGCAGGATCTGTACATCAGGCGAGCGAGTGAGGTCACGGGTGTTGATCGCGAGATCCTGCTTCGTGAAATTGGTCCGACGGCCGGTGACATCGCTCCGGCTGCGAGTCGTGCCGAACCGCGGCGGGTGGCAACCCCGGCAATCCGGAGCCGTCCCGGCGACCGGGTTGAAACTGTTGCCGACGGGGGAGCGTCTGCAGAGAAGGAGCTTGTGCGCGCAATGTTGCAACAACGGTCGCGCGTGGAAAGCATTGCCGAACGAGTCGGTCCTGACAGCTTCAGGAATCCGCGGTTCAGTGAGATCTTTGCCGCGATGCTGCAAAGCGACCCCGAGGCGTCGATCGAAGACATCTCGGCGAAGCTAAGCGCCGATGGTATCGCAGTAGCCGAGGAACTGCTTGGAGATGGCGAGACACATGTGAATCCGGCGAAGACGATCGAGGATTCCCTGACGCGGCTGCACGTGCGCGACATGGAAGACAGGATGAATGCGATAGATCGATTGTTGCCACTGGGGAATGATATTGACAAGGCGGAGTTGGACGAGGAGCGTAATAACCTCATCGTTCAGATGCGAGCTTCCGGGAGGGGGCCGTGGAAGGCAATACGGACGTGACGACTACCGTGACCAGGAGATAGACAGGATGCCCAGCGAAGTCGAAGCACTATTGGCGCTGCAGTCGGACGATTCACGGATAAGGGATCTTGAGGAGCAGATTCGCGCGCTCGATCCGCGGCTCGCTGCCCTCGACAAGAAACGGGAGTCGGCTGCGACCGCGCTTGCGAGATCTCGTACTGCGGTCGAGGGGGAAGAAAAACGCCAGCGCGAGCTGCATGAAAAGATTGCACAGCACAAACAGATTCAGGAGCGCAACCTCGCCCAGTTCGACGCCGTCAAAAAGCTGAAGGAAGCTACCGCGGCGATGGCGCAGGTTGAGTCCGCGCGGCGGATCATCGCCGAGGACGAAAGTGAGCTGCTGGCGCTTACTCGCCGGCTCGCTGACATGCGAATCGCCGTTCAGGCGCAGGAGGCAACGCTCCATGCTGTAGAAGAGGAACAATCGACCGCTCGCCAGGCGATAGCTGAAGAACGAGCGGAGATCGACGCGGCGCTGGCGCAATCGCGTCTCGACCGGGGCGCGAAAACAAGTGGTGTGTCAGGCTCGATGCTCGGAAAGTATGACCGCATTCGCACCAGGCGCGCGCAAGCGCTGTATCCGCTGCGAGGGGAGTCTTGCGGGCATTGCGACACTGCTATCCCCATGCAGCGGCGGAATCACCTTGCGGTTAACGGAACCATCGACGTTTGCGAAGCGTGCGGCGTACTGCTGTACCGCTCGGCAATGGTTTGATCGGAGCTCGCACGACATCAGTTCGTTTCGATCCGGTTTTCCGGCTGGGGCCGGCGCCGTGATGGCGCTGGCGGCTCGGCCAAGGGCGCGGTGGGTTGTGCCGCGCGTCCCCGATCCGGCTGCCGTGGCCGGACTCTGCTCGTCACTCCACGTCCCGGAGCCCGTCGCCAACCTGCTGCTGTTGCGCGGGCATGCCGACGCTGGCCTGGCGCAGCGATTCCTGCGGCCCAGCCTCGATCAACTGCACGATGCATCGACAATGCGTGGTGCGGCCCAGGCAGTGGAGCGACTTGCCCGTGCGTGTGTGACTGGAGAAACGGTCATGGTTCACGGCGATTATGATGTCGACGGAATATGTTCCACGACGATCATGGTCAAAGTGCTTCGCAAGTTCGGATCGAATGGGGTCCCATTCATTCCGCATCGCGTCGACGATGGCTACGATCTGGGCAAAGCCGGCGTGCGGGCGGCGGTTGCGGCGGGTGCATCGGTTGTCGTCACCTGCGACTGTGGAACGAGCGCGACCGAACCCGTTGCCGAGCTTTGCGCCGCTGGAATCGATGTGATCATCAGCGATCACCACCTTCCGGGAGGTGCCCTGCCGGATTGTCTCGCCGTGCTCAATCCGCAGCAGAGCGGGTGTGAGTATCCCGACAAGGATCTGGCCGCCGTAGGTGTCGCCTTCAAGCTTGCACTTCTTCTGGCGAAGAAACTTGGACGAAGCGACAATTTCATATGGGCGATGCTGGATCTGGTTGCTCTCGCCACAATTGCAGATGTCGCTCCGCTTCGCGGTGAGAACAGGATTCTGGTTCGGTACGGTATGCGAATGCTGGCCGAAACAAGGAACTTCGGATTGCGGGCAATGCTGAGGGCCTCAGGGATGGACGGAAAACCACTGACCACCGGGAGGGTCGGCTTCATTCTCGCGCCGCGGTTGAACGCGGTTGGACGGATCGGTCACGCGCTTCGGGGCGTCGAGCTCCTCATGACGGACAACGACCATGACGCGAATGTCATCGCGCGTGAGCTGGAGGAGCTGAATGCGCGGCGACAGGAGATCGATCGCGCCGTCCTCGCAGAGGCGCGCGAGATGGTCGAGGCGCTGAGTCTTCCAGATACTTTTGGTATTGTGCTGGCCCGGGAAGGCTGGCACCCGGGCGTGATCGGGATCGTCGCCTCGCGGATCGTCGAAGAGTTCGGCAGACCCACCGTCCTCATCGCGTTGGATGGCAATCAGGGAAAGGGTTCAGGGAGAAGTATCTCTCCGCTCGATCTTCACCGGGCGCTCGGAAAATGCAGCGACCTCCTGCTTCGATACGGGGGGCATCGAGCAGCTGCCGGCGTCACGATCGCGAGAAATAAAGTTGACGAATTTGCCCACCGGTTCAACAGCGTTGCCGCTTCCGTCCTCAAGCCCGAGGATCTTATTCCGGAAATCAAAATTGATATCGAGCTGGGCATCGAGTGCGCCAACGAGAATCTCGAGCGCATGCTCCGTCACTTCGAGCCGTATGGGGTCGGCAATCCGACACCGGTGATGGTCGCCCGTGGTGTCCGACTTGCAGCGTCGCCCCGGAGTGTTGGCAAGGATGGGCTGAAGTTGAGATTGTCAACCGGCACAGGGGAGATCGAAGCGATCGGCTGGGGCATGGCGAAGCGTATTGGAGAATTCAGTATCGACACGCCTGTCGACATTGCTTTCCGGCTGGAGAGAGACCAATACCGCGGAGAGAGCCGGCTGCAGGCGCGCATCGCCGACATCTATCCACAATCCACTATCGCGGACTGATATGCGGATCGTCGCCGGACGCTGGCGCGGACGGAAAATCGAGGCGCCAACCGATAAGCAGGTGCGTCCAACGCTCGACAGCGTCCGCGAGGCCTGGATGAACATCCTGCAGCTCAGCATTCCGGGAGCGAAAGTGCTCGATCTCTATGCTGGTTCCGGTGCACTGGGCCTGGAGGCACTGTCGCGCGGTGCGGTTCACGCGGACTTCGTGGAGAAGGATGGCCGCGTGGTTCGCGCACTGAGGAAGAACGTCGAGATGCTCGATGCAGGTGCGGCGACGACAGTTCATCAAATGGATGCGCTGCGGTACGTGAGCGCGCTCGCGAGCTCGAGCTACGATATTGCGTTCGCAGACCCGCCTTATCTGAGTGAATCGGCGACAGCACTTGCAAGCAAATGGCAGTTGATTCCTTTCGCCGCGCTCCTCAGTATCGAGCACGCCGCCATTCAAACAATGCCGGGCTCGCCGGAAATCCGGCGTTATGGATCCACCGCGATTTCCATCTACCGAAGCGAGGATTAGCGTGGCGACTATCGCGATTTATGCCGGCAGCTTCGATCCGATCACCCGCGGTCATGAGGACCTCATCAAGCGTAGCTGCGCATTCGTCGATCAACTGGTTGTAGCAGTTGCGACCAATAACTCGAAACAGCCTCTCTTTACGCCAGATGAAAGGGTTGAGCTCATCACCAGCGCAGTAGGGTCGGATCCATGCATCGAGGTGAGGCAGTTCCAGGGTTTGCTCGTGAACTTCGCCCGCGACGTGGGAGCGTCACTCATCATCCGCGGACTGCGCGCTGTCAGCGATTTTGAATACGAGTTCCAGATGGCGCTGATGAACCGGCATCTTTCTCCCGAGCTCGAGACTGTCTTCATGGTTCCGTCGGTCGAGACTACCTACATCAGCTCCAGCATCATCAGAGAGATTGCGCAGCACGGTGGTGAGCTGGAAGGACTCGTCCATCCTTCGGTTGAGGCAGCTTTGCGGCATCGATTCGACCGGCAGCAGCCACCGGCGTGAACGATTTCATCACGAGCGTGCGCGCGCGCGCGCGGTCTCTGGGCTGTACGGTGCTGTTTCCGGAGAGCAGCGACGAACGGATACTCGAGGCCGTCCGCATCCTCGACCGCGAGGGCATCGTTCGTCCTGTCCTTGTACTCGACCCCGCGACGCCCGGCTCGCACAACGCCGCACGTGAGACCGGCATCGATTGCATAGTCGCGGACGGATTGCCGCTCCTGCGCTTCGCTGGCGCTCTCGTTGCGCGAGGCGAGTACGATGCCTGCGTCGCCGGTGCTGTGTTTCCCACCAGTCAGGTGGTGCGAGCGGCGTTGCGAACGATCGGGCCGGCGGCGGGAGTGACTACGATCTCGAGCGCGTTTTATATGGTTGCCAACGGTCCGTGGGAGGCACGCGCCAGTGTACTTACGTTTACCGATTGCGCTGTGGTTCCTCATCCGACCGCCACCCAGCTGGCAGATATTGCAATATCGGCCGCTGGTGACCGGCGGCGAATCGTCGGGGATGAGCCGCGGGTGGCGCTCCTGTCCTTCAGTACTCGAGGTAGCGGTCGCGGCCCGTCGATCGACACCATCAGCCACGCGCTCACAATCATTCGCGAGAGGGAGCCCGAGCTCGCCGTGGACGGAGAATTGCAAGGCGACGCCGCATTGGTTCCATCGGTGGCGGCGCGCAAGGATCCTGGCGGAATTCTGGGTGGCGAAGCGAACGTACTCGTGTTTCCTACTCTCGACGCGGGCAATATCGCTTACAAGCTCGTTCAGCGTCTGTCCGGAGCGAGCGCAATCGGACCGATACTCCAGGGCCTTGCGCGGCCGGCCGCCGATCTCTCGCGCGGCGCCCGGCCAGAAGACATTATTAACGTCGCCGCGATCGCTGCGCTGCAGTCGGTGACGACACCGTTTGATGTACACACCCGGAGAAGAGAATGAGCTTTGCAATGAACAAGCAGGACGAAGTCGTTGTGGTGGATGTCGAAGGTCAGCTGATAGTCGGCAACCGTCAGGAACTGAAGCAGAAAGTTCTCGATGAGCTGGAGAGGGGGGAGAAAAAGTTCCTCATCGATTTCAGCCGGACAGGCTACATCGACAGCTCAGGTCTCGGCGTCCTGGTTTCGCTGTCGAAGAAGATCCGCGAACAGGGCGGGGAGCTGAGGCTTGCCAATCTGAACGACGATCTCCAGACGCTTTTCGAGCTCACCAAGCTCGATACGCTCTTTCAGATTTCCGATACGCGGGAGCGCGCGCTCGAGAGTCTCTGATGGCCGAGCCGCACGTCGCGCTCGATATCGAGATTCCCAGCGACGTTAGTTATATCGAAGGAGTGGTGGAGCTCGCGGCACTGCGATGCCATGAACTCCACATCCCTTCGAGGAAATGCACACTCAATGTCCGCGTTGCTCTCGCTGAGGCGCTGTCCAATGCGATCCTGCGTGGCAATGGCGGTACCGGCAGGCACGTGCGTGTCCGCGCAATGGTGAGTGATGACGCGCTGGTGTTCGATATCGTCGATGACGGACCGGGCTTCGACATGAACTCCACCCGCAAGGATCCCACGACCCCCGAGAACATTTTGCGCGAAGACGGGCGTGGCCTGTTTCTGATGCACCGTTTGATGGACCGGGTAGAGCGCTTCGTCGACGAGGGAAATGTTGTCAGGTTGACGCTCAACCGGGAATGAAAGAGCTGGAATCGGTATTCGCGGCTTTCCGCGAGACAACCCATTGCGATGCGGCGGTGTGGACTGCCCGCGGCAGTGCCGGAACCGCGCTCACTCCGATCGTTCGGTCCAGCCAGCGCCTGGCGCCGCCGGACACGCTTCCGGACTACGGTTCAACCGCAGCGATCCGGGCTGACTCCGGAACCACTGTCGTAGTCAGCGTGCCGGGGGCGAATCGCACCTGGCTCGTCGTCGGACCGACCGAGTCGGATATGGCGGAGGCGAATGCCCATGTGCGGCTGCTGCTTCCGGTCGTTGCGCACATGCTGCGTGGCGCGCAGGAAGTTGAGCATGCCGCAATGGAGCTCGCCGAACGATATGAGGAGATCAATCTCCTGTACACGATCGGCGACATACTCGGCCGAACCGTTACCCTCGAGGAAGCTGCAGCAACCATCCTCACCGAGATATCCGAGACCGTCGGCGCGCGTCGTTCCTCCATACTCGTCCATGAGCCGATTACAGGAATGCTGCAGGTAGTTGCCTCGATCGGCGTCGACGCCTCGGGAGCGAAGGCAATAAGTGTCGATGACCCTGCCTGCGTTTCTGCCCGCGTTTTCAGAACCCAGCATCCGCTGACCGTGGATGAAGGGGAAATGGATTGCGAACTGGAGCTGCCATATCGCCGGGGTGAGATGCTATCGGTTCCGATCATGTGGACAACACCGTCAGGAGGCGAGCCCCTTGGCGTGGTCAATCTGTCGGACCGGCGGTCGCGCCAGCCTTTCAGCGCGGGAGATCAAAAACTCGTAGCGGCGATAGCCACGCAGATCGGTACCGCCATTCAGAACGCCCGCCTCGTTCGGTCGTCGATGGAGCAGCAGCGGCACATGCAGGAGATGCGCCTTGCTCATGATCTCCAGATGAAACTGCTGCCCAACCCGTCGATCGTTGCGCCAGAGGCAGACGTTGCGGCGAGAGTTGTTCCGGCCGAAAGTGTCGGCGGGGACTTCTATCATCTCTTCCGGGCGCCGGGCGGACGAACGGGAATCATGATTGGTGATGTCTCCGGCCACGGCTACAGAGCAGCGCTAATCATGGCGCTCGCGATGAGCGCGTCTGCAATTCACGCGCAGAACACGTCCGATCCCGGACAGATGTTGTCGATGCTTTACTTATCCCTCCGCGACGAGCTGGCAACGACCGAGATGTTCATCTCGGTTTTTTTTGGCCTTCTCGAACATGACGGGTCGATGTTTCGCTATGCCAACACCGGCCACCCTCACGCCTTCATCTTTCCCGCCGCGGGAGAGCCGTCGCGGCTTCTGGCGAGCAGCCCACCGCTTGGCATGAGCGAGCAGGCTCCACTCGCCTCGGCCGCGCCCTGGAGCGCGAAATCTGATCTCCTCGTTCTGTTTACCGATGGAATTCCCGACTTACGCAACTCCAATGGAGATCGCCTCGGTGAGGCGCGCGTGCTCGAGGTCATCTCGAAACACCGTAGCGAGCCCGTCAGTGACATCCTCGACCGCGTCTTTGACCTGTTGCGCAGTTACAGCGGGGAAGTCCCAAGTCCGGACGATCTTACGCTCGTGGTGCTCCGAAGCTGATGTCGCGCGGATTACGCGCGCATCCTCCGGTACTCAAGCGGTTTGGACAACACTTCCTGATCGATTCAGATGTTGTCGAGGCAATCGCGGATGCTCTGAATCCGCTGTCCGACGATGTCATCGTCGAAATCGGATCGGGGCGGGGGGCGCTCACAGACGTTCTGGCACGGCAGGCGCACGGTTCCCAATTGGTGCTTGCGATAGAAATCGACCGTGCGCTGGCGGCGATTCTGATCAGGCGTTTTCAGGCGGTCCCCAATGTCAGGGTAATCGAGGGCGACATTCTCGAAATGGACGTCGCCTCTCTTGCCAATGCCCCGTTTGTTGTAGCGGGAAACGTTCCGTACTACATCACGACGCCGATACTATTTCGCGTATTGCGCCCGCCTTTCCCGCGTCGCGCCGTGTTTCTCCTGCAGCGGGAGGTTGCGGACCGGATAGTGGCTTCACCGGGATCGAAGACCTATGGTGCCTTGTCGGTCACCATTCAGGCAACCTCGGATGCAGTCATCGTCTGCAACGTTCCAGCCGCGGCCTTTAAACCGCCGCCGAAGGTGGAATCGGCGGTAGTCCGAATCTCGCCGCGAGCAACAGGATTGATCGAACCGCACGAGGTTGAGGATTTCCGCGTGTTCGTCCAGGGATCGTTCGGAATGCGCCGGAAGCAGATGATCAATGTGCTGAGGGCGGTCGGACGTCAAGCGTCTGCCGATGCAGCCCGGATTCTTGAAAGCCTGGGGATCGATCCGAAGGCACGGCCCGAAACGCTGACACCAGAACAGTTCGTTGCCCTCATGCGGCGAGCAGCCGCCGGCGATGCGAGAAAATAAAACGCCCAGTGTGTGCCCAGCCCCCCGCCATTTCAAGCTCGCGAGCCATTCGACTTCCAGCCCTCTCTAGCGCTCAGGATTTCGATTCGTGAGTGCGAACGTTAGCGCTTCGAGTTCCATCGCCATGTTCATGGTGCGAAGCGTAACGTCTGCTGGCACCGTTAGCTGAACGGGGGCGAAGCTGAGGATTGCCTTGATTCCCATAGCTGAAACGCGGTCGGCAAGCAATTGTGCATCGTCGGCCGGGACAGCCAGAACGGCGATCTGGAACTGCATCTGTGCGTTGTCCGACTCGAGTGCGGCAACATCACGTACCGACACCGCGCCCCAGCGACTTCCAATCTTGTCGCTATCAGTGTCGTAAACCCCGCTGACCATAAAGCCGCGCTCGACGAATCCAGCGTAACGCGCCAGTGCTGCGCCGATTTTGCCAGCACCGATTATGCACACCCGCCATTGACGCCCCAGACCAAGGATCTCGCGAAGCCGGGACGAAAGCTCGGGTACCGAATACCCCAGACCGCGCTTTCCGAAAGATCCGAAAAACGACAGGTCTTTTCGCACCTGGGCCGAGGTCGTGCCTCCCAACCTGGCCAGCTCCTCACTCGATGTCGTGAGCATGCCTTGTTGTTCGATCTCCTCAAGGAAGCTGAGATATACCGACAGCCGTCGGATCTTTGATTCTGCTATGCGTTTCACGTATGGGCGGGCTTGTGAATTAGTTCACAAGATAGAAGCTGGCCGACGGAGCGGCAACCGACTCACGGGCAAGCCGCGCCAGCAGGAGCTATGTTGATCGCTCAATGGCTGTGCATGTGAGTTCCGAGATTGGACAGATGCGCGCGGTGCTCGTTCACCCGCCGGGGGCTGAGCTTCTGGCGGTGACCCCCGCAACCCGCGCCGATTATCTGTACGACGACATCATGGATGTCTCACAGGCGCAACGCGAACACAAGCGTTTCGTTGCGATTCTGGAGCGGTTCACCGACGTCTACGAGGTGCGAGACCTCTTGGCGGAAGTCGTTGCCGACGACGCAACCAAACAGGCACTGATCCGGGATACGCTCGATATAATTCCGTCGGAGCCGCTGGCTCGAGAGCTCCAGGAGCTTGCTCCCGGGGAGTTCGTGCAAACATTAATCGAAGGGAAAGAGGAAACGCCGGGCCAGCTCACGCGAGCGCTCAACGAAACCGGCTACATGCTGCCGCCGCTACCGAATCTTTTTTTCACGCGCGATGTCGCGATGGGAATCAACGACCACGTCATGATCGGGTCGATGCGGTACGGCGTGCGATGGACGGAAGAGCTGATCATGAAAGCGATCTTTCAATACCACCCGCTCGCCGCCAACCGCGGCATCCTGTACGACGGATCGCGGGAACACCGTATGAATTACACCCTCGAGGGCGGTGACGTGCATCCTCTTCGGCGCGATACGCTCATGATTGGGTTCAGCGAGCGCTCGAGCCCTGCCGCAATCGATAACCTGGCAACGGTTGTGTTTGAGCGCACCGAAGTGACTGACATCATTATTGTCATCATGCCCGGGGAAGAATCGGCGATCCATCTGGATATGATCTTCACTCAGGTGGACAGGGAACTATGCGTCGTCCACCCACCTCATTTCATGGGTCCTGAGCGATTGCCGATTTTGCACTGGAAGAAGAAGAACGGCCGCATGCGCGAGATGGCGAACGTCTTCGATGCCCTTGAGGCGTGTGGCATTGCAATGGAGCCCATTCACTGCGGGGGTGAGCGGCGAATCATGCAGGAGCGGGAGCAGTGGGCATCCGGATGCAATTTTGTAGCTATCCGGCCGGGCCTCGTATTGTCGTATGCCCGCAATGAGTCAACGCTCTTGGAAATGGAAAAGACAGGATTCAGAGTAGTCGGGGCTGCCGCGTTCCTCAGCGGCGAAGACAGGATAAATGATCATGAGAGAGCTGTGATTACGTTCGACGGCAGCGAACTAGTGCGCGGCGGGGGTGGTCCGCGGTGCATGAGCTGTCCGATAACGCGGGACGATCCGTGGGTATGACATCTCATGGCATACAGGCGCACGCTGAGCCTTCGCTGCTGATTGACCGTGCTGCGCGCTATCTCGCAATCGGGCCCGCCGACGCGGTTGACCTTATCGGACATGTCTGCAACCTTCCCCGCGCGCCGCGCATCGTTGCGGAGCATATGGCCGTTGCCCTGCTCGCGGGAAGGCGTGACTTCGAGCGCGACCTGATGGGCCGATGGCTGCTGAGTGAAAGCACTGTTGTCTACAGTCCCCGCGTCGCGCCCGCACCTCCGGTGACGGCTGTTGGCTGGCGGAAGCGAGGCGCACCGACTCCGGAACCGCTGGCCGGTCTCTCCTACGTTGTCGTCGATGTCGAGACCACCGGAGGGAGCCCACCACACGACCGCATCACCGAATTCGCCGCAGTAGTGGTACGTGACGGTGAGATCCGCGAAGTCTTCGAAACGCTCGTCAACCCGGAGCGCTCCATTCCGACGTTCGTCACCCGGCTCACCAACATCAGCTGGGAAATGGTCAGAGATGCACCGAAGTTCGCCGACATTGCTCCCCGCGTGAGGGAAGCGCTCGAAGGCAATGTCTTCGTTGCCCACAATGCCCAGTTCGACTGGAAATTCGTCTGCTCCGAGATGAACCGGGCTTCGGGTAAATCGCTCATTGGCCGGCGACTGTGCACCGTCAAGCTCGCACGGAAACTTCTGCCTCAGCTTCACAGGAGGTCGCTCGATTTCGTGGCGAACTACTACGGCGTTGAAATCAGACGCAGGCATCGCGCGGGCGGCGATGCACTCGCCACCGCACATTGCCTGCTGCGTCTGCTGAACGACGCAACGGAGCGCGGCTGCGACACCTGGCACGAGCTCGACCTTCTGCTTGGCGTGCGGTCGGCACGCAAGCGCAGGAGGCCAAGCGCCCTTCCGACATCGGTGACAAGGGATACCACCGCGTGACGGCACCAACGCCT
Encoded here:
- a CDS encoding arginine deiminase family protein — its product is MAVHVSSEIGQMRAVLVHPPGAELLAVTPATRADYLYDDIMDVSQAQREHKRFVAILERFTDVYEVRDLLAEVVADDATKQALIRDTLDIIPSEPLARELQELAPGEFVQTLIEGKEETPGQLTRALNETGYMLPPLPNLFFTRDVAMGINDHVMIGSMRYGVRWTEELIMKAIFQYHPLAANRGILYDGSREHRMNYTLEGGDVHPLRRDTLMIGFSERSSPAAIDNLATVVFERTEVTDIIIVIMPGEESAIHLDMIFTQVDRELCVVHPPHFMGPERLPILHWKKKNGRMREMANVFDALEACGIAMEPIHCGGERRIMQEREQWASGCNFVAIRPGLVLSYARNESTLLEMEKTGFRVVGAAAFLSGEDRINDHERAVITFDGSELVRGGGGPRCMSCPITRDDPWV
- a CDS encoding 3'-5' exonuclease; this encodes MTSHGIQAHAEPSLLIDRAARYLAIGPADAVDLIGHVCNLPRAPRIVAEHMAVALLAGRRDFERDLMGRWLLSESTVVYSPRVAPAPPVTAVGWRKRGAPTPEPLAGLSYVVVDVETTGGSPPHDRITEFAAVVVRDGEIREVFETLVNPERSIPTFVTRLTNISWEMVRDAPKFADIAPRVREALEGNVFVAHNAQFDWKFVCSEMNRASGKSLIGRRLCTVKLARKLLPQLHRRSLDFVANYYGVEIRRRHRAGGDALATAHCLLRLLNDATERGCDTWHELDLLLGVRSARKRRRPSALPTSVTRDTTA